The following proteins are encoded in a genomic region of Leptospira fainei serovar Hurstbridge str. BUT 6:
- a CDS encoding homoserine dehydrogenase — protein sequence METIHIGMIGAGTVGSGVLKILREETHRIEKDFGLSIVLHSVCTRTPDKVLPILKEFPNTILTDDISKVAGNPEIDMILELIGGTTASEEIVVRSLQAKQTVITANKALLSEKGDSLFKIAEENHTEIGYEAAVGGAIPVIRAIRNCLAGDRFLGLYGILNGTTNFILSKMEKENLDYAAALRLAQEKGFAEADPSFDVEGIDTAHKISILGSLAFGEKIPLQSITTEGITKITRLDIQFASDLGYRIKLLGLVRKLDGKIEARVQPVMIPVQHAFASVMNETNAVYYKTAYAGSGLLIGKGAGALPTASAVIADLVYYASRRKKNLPLERNRFHRATISEANQTEARYYLRFNSVDQPGVLAEIAKVLGINGVSISSVRQNESDQEPAEVVVVTHPCVEASILASLGRIDSLDVILEPSIAIRLEDKL from the coding sequence AGGAAACCCATCGAATCGAAAAGGATTTCGGATTATCAATCGTACTTCATTCTGTATGCACTCGGACTCCGGATAAAGTTCTTCCGATTCTTAAGGAATTTCCGAATACGATTCTCACCGACGATATTTCAAAGGTCGCAGGGAATCCTGAAATCGATATGATTCTGGAATTAATCGGCGGCACGACTGCATCTGAAGAGATCGTTGTCCGCTCCTTACAGGCTAAACAAACCGTCATTACGGCAAACAAGGCTTTGCTTTCCGAAAAAGGGGATTCATTATTTAAGATTGCGGAAGAAAATCATACCGAAATCGGTTACGAAGCCGCAGTTGGCGGTGCAATACCGGTCATCAGAGCGATCCGTAATTGTTTGGCAGGAGATCGATTTCTTGGATTGTACGGAATTTTAAACGGCACGACCAATTTCATTCTTTCTAAGATGGAAAAGGAGAATTTGGACTACGCGGCTGCGCTACGTTTGGCTCAAGAGAAAGGATTTGCGGAAGCGGATCCGTCTTTCGACGTCGAGGGAATCGATACGGCGCATAAAATCAGCATATTAGGTTCTCTTGCATTCGGGGAGAAAATTCCTTTACAGAGCATAACGACCGAGGGGATAACAAAGATTACGCGATTGGACATTCAGTTTGCTTCCGATCTAGGTTATAGAATTAAATTATTGGGTTTGGTTCGTAAGTTGGACGGTAAGATTGAAGCTCGAGTTCAGCCGGTGATGATTCCGGTCCAGCATGCCTTTGCAAGCGTGATGAACGAAACGAATGCAGTATATTATAAAACCGCCTATGCGGGATCGGGACTTTTAATCGGAAAAGGGGCGGGTGCTCTTCCGACGGCGTCGGCAGTGATCGCAGATTTGGTATATTATGCTTCTCGTCGCAAAAAAAACCTACCGCTGGAGCGAAATCGGTTTCATCGGGCTACAATTTCCGAAGCAAATCAGACGGAAGCTAGATATTATTTACGATTTAATTCAGTTGATCAACCGGGCGTTTTGGCTGAAATTGCTAAAGTTCTTGGGATAAACGGAGTTTCGATATCTTCAGTACGTCAAAACGAGTCCGACCAGGAACCGGCCGAAGTTGTTGTCGTCACGCATCCTTGCGTTGAAGCTTCGATTTTGGCATCTCTCGGAAGAATCGATTCACTGGATGTGATTTTGGAGCCTTCGATTGCCATCCGTTTGGAGGACAAATTGTAA
- a CDS encoding STAS domain-containing protein has protein sequence MARTEFEGLFIETKRTPVKEREVLVVTMNGKVTNSNAFEISRKINFVFDEGVFEIILDLSALEYINSVGVATLLTLIKTVDQHNGKIVIGGLNHFLENVIRLMELPKKVAIYHTLEEAKTAFA, from the coding sequence ATGGCAAGAACGGAATTCGAAGGGCTGTTTATAGAAACAAAACGTACTCCCGTAAAAGAGAGGGAAGTTCTCGTCGTAACGATGAACGGAAAGGTGACAAATTCAAACGCTTTTGAAATTTCGCGTAAGATAAACTTCGTTTTTGACGAGGGCGTTTTCGAGATTATTTTGGATCTCTCCGCCCTAGAATATATCAACAGCGTGGGTGTTGCGACTCTTCTTACGTTAATTAAAACTGTGGACCAGCATAACGGCAAAATCGTTATCGGCGGTCTAAATCATTTTTTAGAAAATGTAATTCGTTTAATGGAATTACCTAAAAAAGTCGCGATCTACCATACATTGGAAGAAGCTAAGACGGCCTTTGCATAA
- the hflX gene encoding GTPase HflX, producing the protein MQRLKKLSERRIRENVIITPEVSRTLTELSHEIGRQVGILIDRTGYVTNVIVGSDSSIDIPWLDRIRTSDARLRGLRLVHTHLKDEPLNQEDLTDLALLRLDYITAITVAESGLPKVYYSAYVNPEDEEGEPWTILPRKNPGQLEEGILEEILDIETRMARYRRNFKGAQKENRAFLVGVYPEHKRGRTPSQSIDELKELCRTAGVHVVDSFIQRKNRLDPATVLGKGKLEEIVLKAIQKQVELLVFDLELTPSQAKKISDYADLKVIDRTQLILDIFARNAKSRDGKLQVELAQLKYLKGRLTELDDNMSRLTGGIGGRGPGETKLEIGKRRVEERISRLEQELKSLKKRREIARRRRKKNEIPVCGIVGYTNAGKSTLLNMLTNSEVLSEDKLFATLDPTSRRLRFPEEREIIISDTVGFIHDLPPELSNAFKATLEELGDSDLLLHVVDISNPEHHLHMEAVESILEDLGLAEIPRILVYNKIDSLPEEARTELIREADIDTVYVSAFKKIGLDLLMRRIEERIYSEAAAKLREQKLLNRFNEQFEEEEREDEPIPIP; encoded by the coding sequence GTGCAACGTCTGAAGAAACTTTCAGAAAGAAGAATCCGGGAAAATGTAATCATCACCCCGGAAGTTTCCAGAACTCTCACCGAACTTTCCCACGAAATCGGCCGTCAGGTCGGGATATTAATCGATAGAACAGGATATGTTACCAACGTAATCGTCGGCTCAGATAGCTCGATCGATATCCCGTGGCTGGATCGAATTCGGACGTCGGACGCAAGATTGCGAGGCTTACGACTCGTGCACACTCATCTAAAGGACGAGCCCTTAAACCAGGAAGATTTAACTGACTTAGCTTTACTTCGGCTGGATTATATTACCGCAATTACTGTCGCCGAAAGCGGTCTTCCCAAAGTGTATTATTCTGCTTACGTAAATCCCGAAGATGAAGAAGGCGAGCCTTGGACGATCCTGCCGCGAAAGAATCCGGGCCAATTGGAAGAAGGGATACTCGAAGAGATTCTAGATATAGAAACTCGAATGGCTCGGTATAGGCGCAATTTCAAAGGGGCACAAAAAGAAAATCGGGCTTTTTTAGTCGGCGTTTATCCCGAACACAAAAGAGGTCGAACTCCGAGTCAGTCGATAGACGAATTAAAAGAGCTCTGTAGAACGGCGGGAGTTCATGTGGTCGATTCGTTCATTCAAAGAAAAAACCGGCTCGATCCCGCGACGGTTTTGGGAAAAGGAAAGTTAGAGGAGATCGTTCTGAAAGCGATCCAAAAACAAGTCGAACTACTCGTGTTCGATTTGGAATTAACTCCTTCCCAAGCGAAAAAAATTTCCGATTATGCCGACTTAAAAGTAATCGATAGAACTCAGCTCATCCTGGATATTTTTGCAAGAAATGCCAAAAGCCGCGACGGTAAGCTGCAAGTCGAATTGGCTCAATTAAAGTATCTTAAAGGGCGACTAACGGAACTTGACGACAATATGTCGAGGCTAACCGGAGGGATCGGAGGAAGAGGTCCGGGGGAAACAAAACTCGAAATCGGTAAACGTAGAGTGGAAGAAAGAATTTCCCGTCTGGAGCAGGAATTAAAATCCCTGAAGAAAAGAAGGGAAATTGCGCGACGTAGGCGTAAGAAAAACGAGATCCCGGTTTGCGGAATCGTCGGATATACGAATGCCGGCAAATCCACTCTTTTGAACATGCTTACGAATTCGGAAGTATTATCCGAAGACAAACTTTTCGCAACCTTGGATCCGACTTCGAGACGACTTAGATTTCCGGAAGAAAGAGAAATCATTATTTCGGATACTGTTGGATTTATCCATGATCTTCCTCCCGAACTGTCCAATGCGTTCAAGGCGACTCTGGAGGAGCTAGGGGATTCGGATTTACTACTGCATGTCGTGGATATATCCAACCCGGAGCATCATCTGCATATGGAAGCAGTGGAATCGATTCTGGAGGATTTGGGGCTGGCAGAAATTCCCAGAATCCTAGTTTATAATAAGATCGATAGTTTGCCTGAAGAAGCCAGGACCGAACTGATACGAGAAGCGGACATCGATACGGTCTACGTGTCGGCGTTCAAGAAAATCGGGTTGGACCTTTTGATGCGCAGAATCGAAGAACGCATCTATTCGGAAGCCGCGGCTAAATTGCGAGAACAAAAACTACTCAATCGATTCAATGAGCAATTCGAGGAAGAAGAGCGGGAAGATGAGCCGATCCCGATTCCTTAA
- a CDS encoding HEAT repeat domain-containing protein: MSSFLFKMQMRTNFRIFVALLILGALCVLGSESAFAQNTAGSPPSPNSDSSNPGSQEGGNSADPAQNPDDPSAPANPESLQDAKEIKKYNEQFKRGLLSVFQAEANHNITKLSRYGLTYPIPRVRAAAAFALGRLGSKSGVKTLHKMIDHDGEAVRQAAYFGLADIGARASLEYFYAGAKSSDKEIRISSFRGMGKTADPSAREVLLRKGITSEDKDIVKASILGLGYYQAPEDIRIFIDYLNSPDEEFQKAAVEALGRHKTRTSMHILEDAFRDKGNLRAQILDTLTSQKNSFAVFALLRILNNFPDSEVISKEIGIRLYKLKAFGKFMTVNSEKVPLLKDPFVGSQKLRDLDGGEVGKVLQRSPKRYILDINGQRIENYYYKVLVNTKFKDAFTETVSGWVFGSYIKIRSISLPKASKKRKRPSILDDEDPASNPQKQPAPSGEEGGTPTTDSP; encoded by the coding sequence ATGTCCTCTTTTTTATTTAAAATGCAGATGCGCACTAATTTCCGTATTTTCGTTGCTCTTCTTATCCTTGGAGCGCTGTGTGTCCTCGGAAGCGAATCAGCCTTTGCTCAAAATACCGCAGGTTCCCCCCCGTCCCCGAATTCCGATTCTTCTAATCCGGGATCGCAGGAAGGCGGGAATAGCGCGGACCCTGCACAAAATCCCGACGATCCTTCTGCTCCGGCAAATCCGGAATCGCTGCAAGACGCAAAGGAAATTAAAAAGTATAATGAACAGTTTAAGCGCGGACTTCTATCCGTCTTTCAAGCCGAGGCTAATCATAATATTACGAAGCTGAGCCGCTACGGATTAACCTACCCGATTCCAAGAGTAAGAGCCGCTGCGGCATTTGCGCTCGGTCGATTGGGTTCGAAGTCCGGCGTAAAGACTTTGCACAAAATGATCGATCACGACGGGGAGGCAGTTAGACAGGCCGCCTATTTCGGTTTAGCCGATATAGGCGCTCGCGCCTCGCTGGAATATTTTTATGCGGGCGCAAAGTCCAGTGATAAGGAAATTCGAATTTCTAGTTTTCGAGGAATGGGAAAAACGGCGGATCCTAGCGCCAGAGAAGTACTGCTTCGCAAAGGTATTACATCCGAGGATAAGGACATAGTTAAAGCTTCCATTCTCGGTTTGGGATATTATCAAGCGCCGGAAGACATTCGGATTTTTATCGATTATCTTAATTCGCCCGACGAGGAATTTCAGAAGGCGGCTGTCGAAGCGTTGGGTCGCCACAAAACTCGGACGTCTATGCATATCTTAGAGGATGCGTTTCGAGATAAGGGAAATCTTAGAGCGCAAATTTTGGATACTCTTACGTCTCAAAAAAATTCCTTCGCAGTTTTTGCTCTATTACGAATTTTGAATAATTTTCCGGATTCCGAGGTAATCTCTAAGGAAATCGGTATTCGACTGTATAAGTTAAAAGCTTTCGGCAAATTCATGACAGTTAATTCGGAAAAAGTGCCTCTACTTAAAGATCCGTTTGTGGGCTCGCAAAAGCTTAGAGACCTGGACGGCGGAGAAGTGGGTAAAGTCCTGCAAAGAAGTCCGAAACGTTACATACTGGACATCAATGGTCAAAGAATCGAAAATTACTATTACAAAGTATTAGTAAATACTAAATTCAAAGATGCATTTACCGAGACTGTATCCGGCTGGGTATTCGGATCCTATATTAAGATCAGAAGTATTTCCCTCCCGAAAGCATCCAAAAAACGTAAACGTCCTTCGATCCTGGACGACGAAGATCCTGCATCGAATCCGCAAAAGCAACCGGCGCCTTCCGGTGAAGAAGGTGGAACTCCGACGACAGACAGTCCCTGA
- a CDS encoding inositol monophosphatase family protein: MSIRSDLLLSFESISREAGDQILKYFDGKSEYSLKDPMQVLTNADLASHEILLESLHREFSGIPIVLEEQENSEPLPASYLVCDELDGTTLFSRGISEFSVIMAYVEAGKPVAGCIYFPATGSIVLSERGKGTTVDGRKVAFLEASDLSHSVVSLEINNTLTNEDFAWIANVVKNSLASRSLAATGAGFRELLLGKTDLFLNFNGAKVWDFAAGAIAVEEAGGILLSKEGKPLEWDKIRMSGVICKDSNLASSVFRLKP; encoded by the coding sequence ATGTCGATTCGTTCCGATCTACTTCTCTCCTTCGAGTCGATCAGCAGGGAGGCGGGAGACCAAATTCTTAAATATTTCGACGGAAAATCGGAATACAGTTTAAAGGACCCCATGCAGGTTCTGACGAATGCCGACCTCGCTTCTCATGAAATTTTGCTGGAATCGTTGCATCGGGAGTTTTCCGGAATTCCGATCGTTTTAGAAGAACAGGAAAATTCGGAACCTTTACCGGCTTCATATTTAGTGTGCGACGAGCTAGACGGAACGACTCTGTTTTCTCGGGGAATCTCGGAATTTAGCGTGATTATGGCCTATGTTGAAGCGGGGAAGCCGGTTGCGGGATGTATTTATTTTCCCGCTACAGGCTCGATCGTTCTTTCCGAAAGAGGAAAAGGAACAACAGTAGACGGCCGTAAGGTCGCTTTTCTCGAGGCGTCGGATTTATCTCACAGCGTGGTTTCTTTAGAGATCAATAATACTCTTACGAATGAGGATTTTGCATGGATCGCGAACGTCGTAAAAAATTCCCTGGCGTCCAGATCTCTCGCAGCTACCGGAGCCGGATTTCGCGAACTCTTGCTCGGAAAGACCGATCTTTTTTTAAACTTTAATGGAGCCAAAGTCTGGGACTTCGCGGCCGGAGCGATCGCCGTAGAGGAAGCCGGCGGTATTTTGCTAAGTAAAGAGGGTAAGCCTTTGGAATGGGATAAAATTCGAATGTCCGGGGTCATATGTAAGGATAGTAATTTAGCCTCTTCAGTCTTTCGATTAAAACCTTAA
- a CDS encoding MgtC/SapB family protein: MQDFLNLFDSKHIDAFTVTVRIFLIILFAGLIGWNREQKNHGAGFRTHILIGLGSTILMLLSIFVPSYYSGEMADPTRIAAQVVSGVGFLCAGAIIKSGMNIKGLNTAASIWVVSSIGLLVGAGLYFASLLTTGVTLVILIVFDLVESKYFGKYEYKVLVLDLKQKKFHRKGFRDLLAKNNLKLVSESFMQDFLSKSAQIKLTIAVPHGFDVLNIVDDVKGLADVTKISIESA, from the coding sequence ATGCAGGATTTTTTAAACTTATTCGATTCGAAACATATCGACGCCTTTACCGTTACTGTGCGGATTTTCTTGATTATCCTTTTTGCAGGCCTTATCGGTTGGAACCGGGAGCAAAAAAATCACGGGGCCGGATTTAGAACTCATATCTTAATCGGGCTCGGTTCGACGATTTTGATGCTTCTATCCATTTTCGTTCCGTCCTACTATTCGGGAGAAATGGCCGATCCGACTCGTATCGCCGCGCAGGTCGTTTCAGGAGTGGGATTTCTTTGTGCCGGTGCGATTATTAAATCCGGAATGAATATCAAAGGATTGAATACGGCAGCTTCTATTTGGGTTGTTTCTTCGATCGGACTTTTAGTCGGGGCAGGTCTATATTTTGCCTCTCTCTTAACGACTGGGGTTACTCTGGTGATACTTATCGTGTTCGATTTGGTCGAATCGAAGTATTTCGGAAAATACGAATATAAAGTTTTGGTTTTGGACTTAAAACAAAAGAAGTTTCATCGAAAAGGATTTCGAGATCTGTTAGCCAAAAATAATCTTAAATTGGTTTCCGAGTCCTTTATGCAGGATTTCCTTTCTAAAAGTGCGCAGATCAAACTTACTATCGCGGTGCCGCACGGTTTTGACGTTTTAAATATCGTAGATGACGTGAAAGGACTCGCGGACGTGACCAAAATCAGTATCGAGTCTGCCTAA
- a CDS encoding STAS domain-containing protein — translation MANLTFNEKLEGSRLILKVTGEIDAKTAPDLKLKLESAVGNGVKTIVCDCTALTYIASAGIGVLNSIQKFLKEKSGEIVFCSLKKEVKDTMELMYFTKKVRIFPNLEEALSIV, via the coding sequence ATGGCAAATTTGACTTTTAACGAAAAACTAGAGGGAAGCCGACTCATTCTTAAAGTAACTGGAGAAATCGACGCCAAGACGGCTCCCGATCTCAAGTTGAAATTGGAATCCGCAGTCGGGAACGGAGTTAAGACCATCGTCTGCGACTGTACGGCTCTTACGTATATCGCTTCCGCCGGAATAGGCGTATTGAATTCGATTCAGAAATTTCTAAAGGAAAAATCCGGCGAAATCGTATTTTGTAGCCTTAAGAAAGAAGTGAAAGATACGATGGAGTTGATGTACTTTACCAAGAAAGTTAGAATATTCCCGAATTTAGAAGAAGCTCTCTCGATCGTATAA
- a CDS encoding ATP-binding protein, translated as MNPDKEKIYLFRNDFDELAKVRNEVRSFLGEDCSDLIKGRIVFCLDEAVTNVIEHGFPEEKKSTIELRMRKNKGSWRFSVTDEGIFFDPTKMKSESWKELYKSGADGGFGLRSIKKIMAVRYQRLKNPSRNRLTLIHTRERND; from the coding sequence ATGAATCCTGATAAGGAAAAGATTTATCTATTCCGCAACGACTTTGACGAACTGGCCAAAGTCAGGAATGAAGTACGCTCTTTTTTAGGCGAAGATTGTTCCGACCTGATAAAAGGACGCATCGTATTTTGTTTGGACGAGGCCGTTACGAACGTTATCGAGCACGGATTTCCGGAAGAAAAAAAATCTACGATCGAATTGAGAATGAGAAAGAATAAGGGTAGTTGGCGATTTTCGGTCACCGATGAAGGCATTTTCTTCGATCCAACAAAAATGAAAAGCGAATCTTGGAAAGAACTCTATAAAAGCGGAGCAGACGGCGGGTTCGGTCTACGTTCCATCAAAAAAATCATGGCCGTTAGATACCAACGCCTAAAGAATCCGTCTCGAAACAGACTTACCCTAATTCATACGAGAGAAAGGAATGATTAA
- a CDS encoding SpoIIE family protein phosphatase: MIKNKILRKILPGIRAKLSFFTAVLVISILAFTSAIHYSQQKKALEEKLSSELKAPLEYVNTVVLDLENLSRSMILIEEFKIRVKEKKKELSKFKRTVVQKEAGFLGALKSFGQSIGLNVKRGNVYRSVDTYFTRYLSEKEIKEFEANVRNELRKENGAPIDAPVYDKIRSIAEKTALARLSAESSRSRIEEIEDEIKNIELELLKPDLDPKKKKAFSSDKEKLEKDRKASERSIPESEKKAAAGETSLAKALQNFFRGSYKDGISSLGLLPDKIRILAYDRVGKQTLDTGLLFLQSSGTAKKLLTLPEFEESRSSLFGEADVLETIRNKSEPETYEVGGRQYEVVFRPVFRNPNTAERSRTLAEEVASHASQWRDYLEEDRKLSAEFSEVAQKLKTRITELRKDGKAKPAADSEFRTLTASYRKLLKKRESKLEELQPYVTTFQKAHKRWREEKKSLEEKTATTAKEILEWQKMLKLPLKQGEVRESPEEIQENIRQLEAQAEEVRDSLIRLESSKDDWSLDEDHRSEDAFYGLREAALDDFTFLPFKAGSAAIRRYYKDPEERKNVRAKWKLLREWILAGSSETELPNASRNKASLADSGVLIRSRSEAEEVMWALDSAPLVDSKEITGKGLVYDLLRKNLLGYNLILIDRTEGARQIRDNRDELIRYTAIIGGIAILLAYGLAWFVVRRIRIISRKAEEIGEGNLKVEFPPAGYDEIGILSESLNDMVHGLEEREEMRGELLAGEEIQKRLLPEKLPTSLNDYVEFGAFYKAMAGVGGDYYDFIELGQNKIAFCIGDVSNHGVGPAIVMALFRAQIRSILRRGERDLKKILLEMNSQLYDDTPDHIFVTFFLGFFDSTTSKVEYISAGHVKPLFYDASERKLHELPAGGLPIGMDENSFFETTIERRVLTLDSGDIFFEYTDGLDEARNPEGSMYGRERLAKLLFSNGEKRPEELIKVIVGDLEVYTKQELGKLGISQLSDDIAMIAVRKR, encoded by the coding sequence ATGATTAAGAATAAGATTTTAAGAAAGATATTGCCGGGAATTAGAGCAAAGCTTTCTTTTTTCACGGCCGTTTTAGTAATTTCGATACTAGCTTTCACTTCCGCAATTCATTACTCTCAGCAAAAAAAAGCCCTCGAAGAGAAGTTAAGCTCGGAGCTAAAAGCCCCATTAGAATACGTGAATACGGTCGTTTTGGATCTCGAGAATCTGAGTCGGAGTATGATTCTAATAGAGGAATTCAAGATTCGCGTTAAAGAAAAGAAAAAGGAACTCAGTAAATTCAAGAGAACCGTCGTTCAAAAGGAGGCGGGCTTTTTAGGAGCGCTCAAATCATTCGGACAGTCCATCGGATTGAACGTAAAACGAGGAAACGTATATCGATCGGTCGATACTTATTTCACGAGATATTTATCCGAGAAGGAAATTAAGGAATTCGAAGCGAATGTTCGTAATGAATTACGAAAAGAAAACGGGGCGCCGATCGATGCTCCTGTTTACGATAAAATCCGCTCTATTGCCGAGAAAACTGCCCTTGCAAGACTCTCGGCGGAAAGTTCTCGATCGCGAATTGAGGAGATCGAAGATGAGATCAAGAATATCGAGCTTGAATTATTAAAGCCTGATTTAGATCCCAAGAAGAAGAAAGCATTCTCATCGGATAAGGAAAAACTGGAGAAGGATCGCAAAGCTTCGGAACGATCCATCCCCGAGTCGGAAAAAAAAGCGGCGGCTGGAGAAACTAGTTTAGCTAAAGCATTGCAGAACTTTTTTCGAGGATCCTACAAAGACGGAATTTCCTCCCTGGGGTTGCTGCCCGATAAAATTCGCATCCTAGCTTACGATCGAGTCGGCAAACAAACTCTGGATACCGGATTGCTATTTTTACAATCGTCCGGCACGGCTAAAAAACTTTTAACTTTACCTGAATTCGAAGAAAGCCGTTCCTCATTATTCGGAGAGGCCGACGTCTTGGAAACGATTCGAAATAAATCGGAACCCGAAACATACGAAGTAGGTGGACGGCAATACGAGGTGGTATTCCGTCCGGTATTCCGAAATCCTAATACGGCCGAGCGCTCCCGAACTCTTGCAGAGGAAGTCGCAAGCCATGCGAGTCAATGGCGCGACTATCTCGAAGAAGACCGGAAACTTTCTGCGGAATTTTCCGAAGTCGCGCAGAAACTAAAAACTCGCATCACCGAACTGCGTAAAGACGGGAAGGCAAAACCGGCCGCCGATTCGGAATTCCGAACTCTCACAGCTAGTTATCGAAAACTTTTGAAAAAAAGGGAAAGCAAGTTGGAAGAGCTTCAGCCGTACGTAACGACATTTCAAAAGGCCCATAAAAGATGGAGAGAAGAAAAGAAATCCCTTGAGGAGAAAACCGCTACTACGGCAAAGGAAATCTTAGAATGGCAGAAGATGCTGAAACTTCCCTTAAAGCAAGGGGAAGTCAGAGAATCGCCTGAGGAAATTCAGGAGAACATTCGACAATTGGAAGCTCAGGCCGAGGAAGTTAGAGATTCTCTAATTCGTTTGGAATCAAGTAAGGATGATTGGAGCCTTGACGAAGATCATCGTTCGGAAGACGCTTTCTACGGATTGCGGGAGGCCGCTCTGGATGATTTTACGTTTCTTCCGTTTAAAGCGGGTTCCGCGGCGATCCGGAGATATTATAAGGATCCGGAAGAACGCAAGAACGTTCGTGCAAAATGGAAACTGCTGCGGGAATGGATTTTGGCGGGAAGTTCGGAGACCGAATTGCCGAATGCGTCTAGAAATAAAGCCTCCTTAGCGGATTCCGGGGTTTTAATAAGGAGTCGAAGTGAAGCGGAAGAGGTTATGTGGGCCTTGGATTCCGCTCCATTGGTCGACTCTAAGGAAATTACGGGGAAGGGCCTTGTTTACGATTTATTAAGAAAGAATTTATTAGGATATAATCTAATATTAATAGATAGGACGGAAGGGGCAAGGCAAATTCGGGATAATCGGGATGAGCTCATTCGTTATACCGCCATTATCGGAGGAATAGCGATCTTGTTAGCGTACGGACTGGCATGGTTCGTAGTCAGACGAATTCGAATCATTAGCCGGAAAGCGGAGGAAATCGGTGAAGGAAATTTGAAAGTCGAATTTCCACCGGCCGGATACGATGAGATCGGAATATTAAGCGAATCGCTTAACGATATGGTTCACGGTCTGGAAGAACGAGAGGAAATGAGAGGCGAGCTTCTTGCGGGGGAAGAAATCCAGAAACGTCTTTTGCCGGAGAAATTACCGACTAGTTTGAACGATTACGTGGAATTCGGCGCATTCTATAAGGCAATGGCCGGCGTAGGCGGAGACTATTACGATTTTATTGAGCTTGGTCAGAATAAAATAGCGTTTTGTATCGGCGACGTTTCGAATCACGGAGTCGGTCCTGCAATAGTCATGGCTCTGTTTCGGGCACAAATTCGCTCCATTCTTCGACGAGGAGAGCGTGATTTGAAGAAAATACTTCTCGAAATGAACTCGCAGTTATATGACGACACCCCTGATCATATTTTCGTTACTTTCTTTTTGGGTTTTTTCGATTCGACGACTTCTAAGGTGGAATATATATCCGCGGGGCACGTTAAACCCTTATTTTACGACGCGTCCGAAAGAAAACTCCACGAACTTCCCGCCGGCGGATTGCCGATCGGTATGGATGAGAATTCATTTTTTGAAACTACGATCGAAAGAAGAGTTTTAACATTGGATTCGGGAGATATATTTTTTGAATATACCGACGGCTTGGACGAAGCAAGGAACCCGGAAGGCTCGATGTACGGGCGTGAACGCTTAGCAAAATTGTTATTCTCAAACGGAGAAAAAAGACCGGAAGAGTTGATCAAAGTTATCGTCGGGGATTTGGAAGTCTATACGAAACAAGAATTGGGAAAACTTGGAATTTCGCAACTTTCGGACGATATTGCAATGATTGCCGTCCGAAAGCGTTAG